In Sphingobacterium sp. lm-10, the DNA window ATGCGAGCCTTGCTTGAATTTATTATAAATTTTGTATTCAACCCTAGAATCGTGCACTGTTCAATCATTCTTTCCAAGGTATTAATTCTTTTTGGTTCATAGCTGCCTGAAAAGTATATATCAATCAAGCGATTTTTGTCCTCCAGCTCTTTCCTTGAATACGACGCAGGCCCAAAGTTTGTCACTGGTAAAACACCATCAAGACTTACATCTGCTGGGTTGAAGGTAAAAAAGCTGTCGAATTTAGCAATAAGAGGATAAGTCGCTGGATATCGATCTAACCCGTCCCATTGGTAAGCAATTACTTTCTCTGCTTTAGTATGTAAAACATCAATAAAAGAAGACGAATACGTATCTGGTCTGATGAGCAGTGCATAATCAACCTTCTTGACATCTTTTAAAGATGCAATTAATTGTGGCTCAATCGCCTTAAACATAAGATACTGCTTATAATGTGGTCGATTTCTAAATGTCTTGGCTATAAAACTTTTTGTATGTTGGAAGATGTTTTTATACCTAAACTTATAATAATCGTAAGAGACTTCAATAACTTGGTCAAAGCCCAAATGGTATAATTCTCTTTTTAAAAAATCGTTGATCTTAAAGTATTTTGGCGCTCCCAAAATAATGGATTTGCCCTTGAAATTGTCTCTCATTAAGCTAGTATTTGTATATAAAAGCATGACTGATTTAACTAAAGTAACGTTAAACACAGTGTGTTTGCTACGCGTCCATACTGTTTACACAAGTATTTAAATAAAAACATATTTTACTTAAATAGGTTTTTATTAGATAGATCGCCTTAGTTCTCTGGTAAATTTATTGAAATATATTCACCTTCATCAAGAACATATTTGATCCAATTTTCAAATCCATACTTTGTTTTCAGAAAATCGCTGATAGGATTCACGGGGGCGTCCAGAAATCTTTTTAAATCCTGAATATCAGATTTTTTAGACCAAACGAAGATATTATTGGCGTCGTAAAAATCATACTTTAAAATTGCTTGGTTAGTCGTAATTACTTTTTTGTCAAATCTTATAGCTTCAAAGATTCGAAAGGATAATCCACTGTGTCCAGTAAAAACTAGATCAATGACCACATCAGCATTATAAGAATTTTTCATGTTTTCTTCAAAAGTGATAAACTCTCTAGTTGTCGTGAGATTATATTTTTTATTTTCACGCAGTTTCCAAGCATTTAGACGATATTTTATGCTTTTACCCAACTTAAAAAGCTGACTTAAAATTTTCCCTAATACAGCGGCTCTTTTGGGGAAATATGATCCAGAAAAGTAAACATCTGTAATTCGTTCACTATCGAAAAGCTCTTCAGGTCTGTAGGATATTGGGCTGAAATTAGTCACAGGTAATACCCCATTTCCTTCAAGATCAGCTGGATCGAAAAAGAAAAAGCGATCGAACTTTTGAATCACATCATTTACGGCTGGAAAACGTTTAAGACCATCCCATTGGTAAGCAACACATTTTTTTGATTTCTTTTTAAGCACATCAATGTAAGATGGAGAATAAACATCGGGTCGAATTAAAAGAACATAATCTACATCTGGAAGTTCATTCAGCTGTTGAATCAAATCAGGTTCGATCTGTTCAAATCTAAGCAGTTGTTTGTAATGTGGTCGGTTGCCAAAATTCTTTTTACAGAAACTTTTGGCATGTTGCCACAAGTTTTTGTATTTGAATTTTTGGTATTTAAAAGAAATTTCAAAAACAGAGTCAAAACCTACATTTCTTAACTCTTTAATTATCATTTTGTTTATCTCAAAGTCTTTTGGAGTTCCTACTATTATTGATTTTCCTTGAAAAGTTTTTATCACGCTGTTCGAATGAAGTTAATATTTAATCTTTGTAAATTAAACGGGATTTTTTCTTAATAGTTACAGAGTTAAGTAAATAGATTTATAAACGTTACGCAGTAGCGGTTACCTATAGTTGATGCTATTCCCTCCTTAGTTAATCTACATTCAAATTCGAAGATACCATATTTTTCCGCTAAAGCTTATACAATATTTTTAGCAATAAGATTAGGAAAGTTTTCTAAGAGAATCTCTCACCCCAACCAATCCTTAAACGCTCCAACTAGTTCTCGACTAACGATTAGATCCGGATTACAGAAGTTGAATAACTAGGCAAGTTGCTGCGTAATGTTCTAGGTTCGGTTAAAAATTACTAATAGCATGTTTTTATAAACTGGTTCTTTTTATTCGCCTCATAGGTACGCGATTAGTAGAGAAACTAAAATTAATTTTCCTTATACAAGTATAATTGATAAATTTGCCCGACTTAACTAACTAAAATGAAATTAAAATTTATCGGGGCGTTTTCGCTTCTAATTACCATTGTTGGATGTTCAGTGTCTGAAATTGAAGGCTTAAGTAATCAGGATCAAGAACAGAGCGAAATCCAAAAGAGAAAAGCAACAATCAGCAGAAGTGTTATGGCGGTTTCTGATAACGGACCTACAAACTTGATAGGTCATGGATACGACGCCACTGGATTATATGCAAATAGATTATCTGCTAAGTTAGCTGTGATCGATGTGCCGAAATATGTTGCTAATAATAGATCCAGATTCGTAGATAATGTTGGTGTGGATGATGATTTTAGATTTATCATAGCTAACAATGCCGAAAGCTACTCTGATTCATTGTCAATAAGTATAAATAGCGGGTTTGGAATTAAGAAGTTATTCAGAGCAGAGATTAATGCCTCATTTGGTGGTAGTTCAGCCTATCATGGAAGTAATTCTTTAGCGAGTGCCAATAAAAGGATTTACATGAGAACATTGCGATTAGCTACTACATCTGATGAGCTTAGGAATAATTTTTTAAGTGAAGCATTCAAGCAAGACGTTTTAAGATATTCTCCCAAAGATCTAGTAGATTTTTATGGAACCCACGTTTTAACGCATATACATTTGGGCGCTAAGTTCAGTTTGGGATACAAAACTGAAACCAGAGCACACAATAAGCATCAGTCAGTAGCGGCGGGACTAGCACTTAATGGATTGGGAAAAATTTGGAGCGTAAATGTTAATTATGCATATAGTTCATCTGAAGCTAAGTATAACTCTGAGCAACGAGTTAATTACAGATCTATTGGTGGTGATGGTAGTAAAGGGCTAATCGGTGAAATATTGTTAGACGGAAAGACTCCTCAGAAAATAAATATTAACGAATGGCAGTCTACGGTAAATGTTCAAAATGCGGTCTTGATTGAGTATGGTGATAACGGAATGATTCCTTTATATGAATTTATTTCAGATCCGACAAAAAAGGCTCAAGTAAGAAGTTACCTGGAAAGCTATATTAATGCAAATTCAACTAAAATTACTCTGAACAAGATTCCGATCTACAGATATTACTTCTCTGGTTGGATGGATCACATCTACGATCCTCAAGCTAACGTTAGAGACTATGATCCCGTATGGCAAAAAGAAGATAGAATACCATTTTATGCGTATAATTATCCTGCACCGAATTCAGTCCCAATTTATAAGTATTTTATAACAGAATATAAATCACATGTTTATTTTCCTGATCCATACATTCACCAAAGAGCACCTGGTGTTCTAAATGAGGGGATAATATTTTACGCCCCTATTTCTTCTGTATATAGTGCAGTTCCTATTTATAAACATTATAGCTCAGATATGAAAAACCACATCTTTGAACAAGGCAATTATTATCAATGGTGGATTAACGAAGGTGTAGTATTTCACGCGTTTCCAAATCCATAATATGTTAAACTAAGGTGGTTTTAAGCCCATGTATTTAAATATGCTTGGGCTTTTTCAATAGCATATTAATGCTTGTTTTCTGCAAAAAGGTGATCTTGGTCTTGCCATTAAGTTTTGGATTTCCAAAGGGGGTAAAGTTTTCTTTTCATGTTAAGATTTTGATAAGATATCAAGTGAAATATTATGGTGATGATTTCCATAAGAAATATGCTAATCCATTTTTGTTATCTTCTCCTTTGTGATCTAAATTATTACCGTAATAGTATTTCTTACGTAGAGGAACGTGTTGAAAATCCTGTTTTTCACTTTTTTTCTGATGACATGTCTTGATGCAATGAACATTTTTCACATTTGGAATCCTACTTTTTTGAGCTCAATCAAGGCAATGATAGGTATGTTGATATGCAATTGATGAGTTTGTGTAATCACCAAATTATTTCTAATAATACGTTTAGTTGGTGGGCAACTTGGTTGAATACTTATTTAGATAAAGTGATTGTAGCTCCTAAGAATTGGGCAAATGATGCTAGTGTAAATACCTCTGGTTTAACCAAATTTTTTGTCACCATATAATTAACTCACCCCAACCATGCTTTAAAATCATTTACGCGTTCACGGCTTACGATGAGATCCGGATTAGCTAAGTTTTGAAGTGTCACTTTCAATCGGGAATTGGAATGAATAGCAATATCCCGAATACCATGTAGCTGAATAATGTAGCTGCGACTGATTCGGAAGAAATCTTTTGGATTTATCAAGCTGGCTAGTTGATCCAATGTGTGATCAATCAGGTAATCATGTTCGTCGATCGTGCGTAGATATGTACCACCATGTGCGCTGTAGAAACAAACGATCTTATTGACCTCAACAGGTCGCAGAAACTGCCCGATTTTGACCGTAAATCTATCTTTGTATACCGTGTGGTTTACACCTAATAAGCTTTTGATGGTGGTAAGATCATGTCTGATAGTAGCTTGAGATACGTATTTTTTTATCGCATTGATCAATTCACTTTCCACAATTGGTTTTAGGAGATAATCTACGCTGTTCTCTTTGAAAGCGCGCAACGTATATGCATCAAAAGCCGTCGTAAAAATGATGGCAGAAGGAATACTGCTCTTTTCTAATAAATCGAAAGCAGTGCCGTCGGATAGCTGTATATCCATAAATATCAAATCGGGCGCTTGGTTTGCTGCCAGCCAAGCGTCTGCTTCTGCAACAGAATGCACCAAATTCACCTGCGGATAACCTGCTTTTTCTAGTTTTCGCTGTAAAAGGCGGGCTGCAGGCTTTTCGTCTTCGATTATTAAGAAGTGCATGGGATTATATTTTAGGCATTAATGGAAGTGCTACTCGGAATATTCCGTCGTTTTGCTCGATGTGAACTGATCTTTCCGTTAGGCTTCGATACCGTTCGGTAATGATTGATAATCCTAATTTATTAGATTCAACAAAAGAATTCCGCGGTTGTAGATTGTTTTCCACGACCAAATAATCCGAATCACTGTAGATTTTGATTTGCAGTGGGCGAGCATCCGAAGCTTCGTTGTGTTTTACGGCATTCTCCAATAATAATTGCAGACATAGTGGCACCACAAACTTTTGCTCTCGCTCCAAGCCTGCTTCTATTTCGTAGGTCAATGCACCTTCAAAGCGGATTTGTAAAAGATAAAGAAATTCCTCGCCGGTTGCCAGTTCTTCTCGTAATGGAACTAGATCTTTATCTTTTTGACTCAACATACTCCGATAAATCGCCGATAGACTGTTTGTGTAGCGAAATGCCTTTTCAGCATCTTCCTCAATCAGACCGCTCAGTACATTTAGGCTATTGAATAAGAAATGAGGATCTATCTGATTTTTAAGATGAATGAATTTCGTTTCCGAAAGGCTCGACTTGGCTTTTTCTGTCGTGATCTGCGCATCTTTCAATGCTTTTAATGCATTGAAAGCATAAAATATACCGCCAGTAACCAATGCAATGGCAGCACTCAAAATATAAAATTGCAAAGATTCTCCCATCAAGAAGTCCATAGGTTGATAGTTCGACTCGCTTCCGAAAATCAAGAAACGCACAATGAATAATACCACAGAAGTAACTATCGGACTTGCACAGAGATACACAAAGAAACGGTGCCATCTCTTTTCAAGGTGCTTTTGCAATGCTATGGCAAAATTCTTGTTGATTATGTACAATGATGTACTCAGGAATAAGGTGAATGCCAACCATTCTACCGGAATATTCGAGATATTACATCCGCATTCCTGCATAGAAATAATCAGCATAATCACCAATCCGAAGAGCAATGATATGAATAAATCGGGAACCATTTTTCTGGCGTTCACAGTAGGTTTTTGTTTGGTATTGATTAATGTTGTTTTTGCATCATAGCTTCGACCCGATCTTTACCCCATGAGGGATAGAAAGGCTCTTTGTGCCGATCGTTGTCATATAAAGATAAGGCTTTCTCTAGGTCTTTGTACTCGTTGTCGGTGTTGCCACCCGTGAATTTTTTGGTTTGTATCTGAAATTCTGCTAATCCGTGTAATGCTCTAGGATTTTCGGGATCCGCTTTCAATGCTTGTTGATAAGATGCGATGATCTTTGGAGACAATTTCTGTCCTAGATTCATTGGATCTGCCGTTAACTCCGATGTAATCGATAGCGCTTTGAGTACCAGCCATTCTGAAGGTGAACCAATAGAACTTTTCTGCGAAATGATAGCATTCCCACGTTGTATGAATAGCGCCTTTTGACTTATATCTGTGGCGCGGAATGATTCTGTAATCAATATTAAAGCTTGATAATAAGCCGGTAGCCAAGTTTGTTTATCTGCCGCCGCAATGCGTTCTAATTTTGCGGCAGCTTCTGTGCTATGGCCTTTTTCCCAAAGTTCTAACGCGTCGCTCATTGATTTTTCATAAGGGGTTTGTGCAAAGCCATTATAACTGCATAAAATTAATAAGGTGATCATAATTACTTTCATATGTGCCATGCTTTTAGAGATTAAGTTTGCTGTTAAATTGCTAATCGAAAACTACGGATTTCGAGACAGGAGATAAAGGCGATCTTAATGAACTGTAGAATTCGCTGGATGAATTGTAGGAATAAGAAGTTATAAGTTGTCCAGCTGGTTGTCTTTTTTGTTCTGACTGATCGTCCAAAAGAACCCTACAAAGACGAATCTTTTCACCGTAGGAGTGATGTCCTGTCGATTAAATACGCCTTCTGCGTTTCTATTCTGTGCATATTGATAGCCGTATACCGGTTCATTCCCTAAAACATTGGAGATCGCAAAATGAATAATCTTTTGTTGTGTGATCAGATAAGACCAGTTCATGGATAAGTTATTTATTGGTTTGGTAAACTCTTGTACGTAACCCCTTTGATTCGGGTCGTGAAATGGCCGGCCTGACATCAGGGTATTGGTGATTCCAACCTGCGAACGCAGCGTACTGATCCAATATTTTGTCACGAACGAACCATAATGCTTCGCTACATAAGGCGGTTGTACTGCGAATGCATAGTCTTGTTCCCACTTACGAGCATTTGTGAATGAGTAGGAGATCCAATATTGTAGATTTCGGACAGAACGGTTGTCTCGCCAGAATATATCGGCTCCATTGACGGACCCATAACCGTCGGTACTGTATGGGCGGGCAAAATTCGGGTCACCACGCTCATAACGTACCAGTTGCCCATACGACTTGTGAAACAATTCCAATCGCAACTGTCTTCCAGTCGCCGCGTAACTGTACTGTAGTACCAGATGATCTGCTTTTTGCCATGGCAGGCGGGGTTGAAATTTCTGTACATCCTCCATAGGCTGCTGATGAAAGATGCCGTAAGATAAGGACGCGGTTTGCTGTTTATCCAACTGAAAGCTTAATGCGGCGCGCGGTTCGAGAAATGACACCGCTTGGGTATTGATCATGTAGCGCAATCCAGCATCCAGATGCCATGTTGGAAAAACGCGGTAAGAGACTTCTCCAAAAGCGGCAGCGATATGGTTTGTAAAACCGAAATGTGGTGTTGTGAATTGGCCGAAGGAAATCTGCTCCTGATATTTCTGATAAAAGTAGTCCAATCCAAAGAAATAACGGAATGAATTATTTATGGATTTGTGCCATTTGTTCTTCACGTGTAAGTCGGTTGCTCTGATTGGTGTTATCAAAGTGTCCACCGTTGTTTTTCTTTGCATGTATCCTAACCCTAACCCCAAATCCCACTTCCAATTTTTGGGTAAATAGCGCGTATAATTAGCGTTTGTATACATGTTATTGGACCGAAGTTGTATTTCAACATCCCGTTCGAAATCCACGTTAAAGTCTCTAAATCCTAACCTTTCGGTATCAAAAGAAGTGTATACATTAAGTAAGTGCTTTTCCGACCGTTGCCGAATCACTGCCTCTCCACTCCATTGTTCATAAGGATGTATCCAGTCTATATTCTGGCGAAATATTTCCGTAAATGGTGCTAAAGAAAGGTAATTTGCATTGAAGCTGATGGACGTCTTCCCAACTCGGCTGGTATGGCCTGCCGCAAGGCCCAATGCAGATAAAGACAAATCTGTTTTTGCTTCTTCGGGCTCAGGCGATGTTTTGAGATTTAAAATACTGGAGAGTGCGTTGCCGAACTCGGCAGAATACGCGCCGGTCGAGAAGTTCGTGCCCTGAAAGAGCATGGGAGAGAATCGCCCACGAACAGGTAAATTATTGCCCGATATGGTATAGGGTTGCCCGACTCGAACACCATTAATATAGGTTTGTGTTTCGTGCGGATCGCCTCCTCTCACCATCAGTCTTCCATTCTCGCCAGCCACTTGGGCGCCAGGCAATGTTTGCAAAGCCGCGATGATATTGCCCATACTGCCGGCAGTAGATACAATGTCTAATGGGCTGAGCGCTGCGCCACTTTGATTTCCAATCCGAAATTCTCCAGCTTTGACAAGAACTTCTGGAATGATATGCTGATCTGCCGTCAGGAAAATGACCAATGGCTTTGATAGCGGTAGTTGCAGCCAAATAGAATCTTGGCTATACCCCAAGGCCGTTACCCGAAGCAGTATGGAGTCTCTTTGTGTTGTGCTGAACCGGAAGTAGCCTGAATGGTCTGTGTTGGCACCATCATAACTACCGTCGATAAATACATTGGCCCCCGCTATAGCCTCTCTTTTGGAATTTTGGACATAACCTTCTAGAGATCGGAGATCGCCTATTTCTTGTGAATAGGTGTAAAAGTTGGCAAAGAGGAATGTGAAAATAAATATAAACCGCATGACACATCGTTTTGACCGAAATTAGGCCACGATGCTTCGAACGACAATAAAATGTAGATGAACTGTTTATTTTAAATGATGAAATACAAGTGCTCGCCTGTGACTAGAAGAGTAGTACACTCAAGATGGGAACCAAAATTAGCGATAAAATGGAAGAAATGCCCACCAGCAACGCGGCGTTTTCTTCCTCTGTCTCTAAGAATGAGGCAAAGACAACTAGATTGGCAGCGATAGGAAAGCTGGCCATCAGCAGCATGAGCATGGATTGATCTTCATCTAAGATACTAAACCACTGCGACTCGGCAAAAACCAATAAGCCTAAGATGATGGCGCCAGCCACGTAACGTAATCCCAGTATTTTACTGAATGTTTTGTAAGCTACTTTTTTGAAGTCAATATCGCCCATCGTAACGCCAATAATAAGCATACCCAATGCAGATACTATCCAGCTGACCACTTTACCAACGGGCTCAACACTTTCGGGAAGTTCTACTGAAAGCAAATTAAGTCCAATAGCGACGATACAGGCATAGACCGCGGGAATCTGAAAAACCTTTTTTACGGCTTCTTTCGTTGGCACGTCTTTGGTGCGAGACATCAGGTAAAATCCAATGGTATCTCCATACAGTGCATTACCTACATAAGCGGAGATAATCAGGGGCATCTGCTCTTCGCCAAATAGCGCCATCACAATCGGTATACCAAACCAGCCAATATTATAGTACGAAAAAGAACCTTTTAATAGACTTCCATCATAATCATTAGCAAAGCTTCGTTTTGCAATTATCGCTGGAATGTTCATCGCGAGTGCCAGAATAAAAATAATCGAACCTGATACGGCTGTTTCGGCTAAATCAGCTTTCAGGAGGTTTTCTATAATTAGGATAGGAATTAGTGCAAACAGCAGAACTTTAGAAATCCACTTGCTCTTCAAATTCCATTTGACATGGGCAAACCAGCCGATCAAAATGAAACCATAAAGCGGAAGGACACGCGTCGCTAATTCGTTAATGATATCCATGCCCGAGTTGTAAAAGTAAATCGTCTGTCAATAGATCAGCCTGTTCTACATTAAACCACAAAGAATTAATGTCTAACTGCGACCCGGCCAGCTGGTGGCCAATCACATAAAATGGCGACAACTCCTTCCGCGCGGAGGTCCAAACCCGCATGGTATTCAAATCGACCAAAACACCGGCAATAGGATGCTGCTCAATATATTTTTTGGATAGTAAGTCCGGCAATATGGGCTGGTCTTGCATCTTTTCAATATCACTGGATGGGCCCGAGGCGTTGATGACATAATCTGCTTCGTATTGCGTGCCATCTTCCTTTTTTAAAATAAATCTGTCTTTACTCCATATGATATCGCCCGTATGTCCGATGATTTCTAGCTGACCAGAGCGAAGAATGTTGCGGATTTTAATCGCATTTTCTAAAGGAATAGCGTGTCGGTTGATGTCGAAATGAGGTTTTACCCATTTGCCAAAAAGCTGTTTCTGATCGGGAGGCAATAAGCGCCAAATGCTATAGGAATCTTCTCGAAGCGAATAGAGTATTGTTTGAAAAATATTTCCTTCTCCAGTAGCTTCTTGAATATCCTTTTCTAGCAGTGCTAACTGATCTTTATTAATGCGGTCTTCGTTGGCCCAGTCTACGGGTCTCTCCAAAGCGCTTTCTACCTCCGATCGAAAAAGTCTGATCAGATCGATGATACGCAACGTTCGTTGCTGCTCTCGGATGATACTGCGTATGTTGGACAGTGTCAGCACCTTGCGTTCATATGGGATTTCCGACGGTGTCTGTACACGAGGTAATAAGCCGGTCAAGGAGAAAAATTGAATCGGCCCTTCATGCCCGTTGTCTACCAGTGTAATCAGTGCGTCAATAGCTGTAAGGCTGCTTCCTACAATACTCACTCGAGCCTGCTTATCTTTTATTTTTTTCAATAATCGGCTGGTTGGCCAAGGCGAGCAGAAAAAGTTATCACTGGATTTTAGCTTCGCAAAAGTAGCAGACTGTGGATTACCCGTTGCCAGAATGACATAGTCAAACGCTACCTTACGCTGGTCTGCTGTATGAAGCATTACTGTATTTTCTGGAGTAATATCGGCTGAAACTGCCTCGGTGGGTCTTGTCTGGATGTCGATACCCGCTTTAAGTCCCCATGCTTTGTATTTATCCAACATGGCCTGTACATAATTTCCATACAGCATACGCGGCGGATAGCTGTCTGGATGTGTACTTACCTGAGGATATGTTTCTCCAATTTTATCACTATTTTGATGCATCCATTGTACGAAATGCATGCGCTCTTTTGGAAAAATACCCATAAGTCCTGCTTTCGTATTTAACAAATGACCTTGTTGTTCCGTGCCAAATGCCAGTCCATCGCCGAATTCTTTCCGTTTCTCAAATAGAGTAATAGAGAGTGGAAACGGGTTTCCTTTCGTGATGTGTTTTTGTACCAGTTGTATGAAGCAGGCTACGCCGCTTGCTCCCGATCCTACGATGGCTATTGTTTTAGGTAGATGTTTGACCATACAGTTAAGTAAACAGGGATCACGAATGATTGTTTACCAGTGATGTATTTGTTACGTATGCCAAAGTCTTCGTGCTTTATTTAATTTAAGTAATTGTTATTGAAAGCATTGTGTTGTTTTAATGCTCCATTTCCCAACTAAGGGAAGGTCAAAAAACGAAAGCTCGAACGTTATGCTACCTCGCAATGATGTATTTTTTCGGTCTTAAATGTCTTTTTTAGAAAAGTCTCCTTTTACACTAAGCGTAAAATGCCTAAGCAAGTTGCTGGACAATATTTTTGGTAGGACCTGGATTACTCATCGTATAAAAGTGGAGCACTGGTGCACCGAAAGCGATGAGTTCGCGGCACTGCTGTACTAACCATTCTTCACCTATCTTCCGCACCTCTGCATTGTTCTTGCAGCTATCGACAGCCTCAGATAACTCCTCTGGTATATCCAAGTGAAATATACGGGGTAGCGTGATGAGTTGTTTTTTTGTAGTTAATGGCTTTAAACCAGGGATAATAGGCACGTGGATACCATGCTCACGACATTTGGTAACAAACTCTTTATAGCGCTCAACGTTGAAGAACATCTGTGTTACAATAAATTCGGCTCCCATATCCACCTTTTTCTTCAACCATTTAAAGTCTGTTTGCGAATTTGGAGCTTCAAAATGCTTCTCTGGATACCCTGCTACCCCTATGCAAAAATCGGTTTTTGAAGAAGTGGTGATATCCTCATGTAAGTATTTTCCTTCATTCATATCCCGAACCTGTTTCAATAGGTCTGTGGCATAAGCATGCCCACCTTCGGTAGGGATAAAATCGGCATCGCCCTTCCGTGCGTCGCCCCGAAGTACTAGCACATTATCTATGCCAAGGAAATCAAGATCAATCAAGGCGTTCTC includes these proteins:
- a CDS encoding MAC/perforin domain-containing protein; translation: MKLKFIGAFSLLITIVGCSVSEIEGLSNQDQEQSEIQKRKATISRSVMAVSDNGPTNLIGHGYDATGLYANRLSAKLAVIDVPKYVANNRSRFVDNVGVDDDFRFIIANNAESYSDSLSISINSGFGIKKLFRAEINASFGGSSAYHGSNSLASANKRIYMRTLRLATTSDELRNNFLSEAFKQDVLRYSPKDLVDFYGTHVLTHIHLGAKFSLGYKTETRAHNKHQSVAAGLALNGLGKIWSVNVNYAYSSSEAKYNSEQRVNYRSIGGDGSKGLIGEILLDGKTPQKININEWQSTVNVQNAVLIEYGDNGMIPLYEFISDPTKKAQVRSYLESYINANSTKITLNKIPIYRYYFSGWMDHIYDPQANVRDYDPVWQKEDRIPFYAYNYPAPNSVPIYKYFITEYKSHVYFPDPYIHQRAPGVLNEGIIFYAPISSVYSAVPIYKHYSSDMKNHIFEQGNYYQWWINEGVVFHAFPNP
- a CDS encoding LytTR family DNA-binding domain-containing protein, which encodes MHFLIIEDEKPAARLLQRKLEKAGYPQVNLVHSVAEADAWLAANQAPDLIFMDIQLSDGTAFDLLEKSSIPSAIIFTTAFDAYTLRAFKENSVDYLLKPIVESELINAIKKYVSQATIRHDLTTIKSLLGVNHTVYKDRFTVKIGQFLRPVEVNKIVCFYSAHGGTYLRTIDEHDYLIDHTLDQLASLINPKDFFRISRSYIIQLHGIRDIAIHSNSRLKVTLQNLANPDLIVSRERVNDFKAWLG
- a CDS encoding histidine kinase — encoded protein: MNARKMVPDLFISLLFGLVIMLIISMQECGCNISNIPVEWLAFTLFLSTSLYIINKNFAIALQKHLEKRWHRFFVYLCASPIVTSVVLFIVRFLIFGSESNYQPMDFLMGESLQFYILSAAIALVTGGIFYAFNALKALKDAQITTEKAKSSLSETKFIHLKNQIDPHFLFNSLNVLSGLIEEDAEKAFRYTNSLSAIYRSMLSQKDKDLVPLREELATGEEFLYLLQIRFEGALTYEIEAGLEREQKFVVPLCLQLLLENAVKHNEASDARPLQIKIYSDSDYLVVENNLQPRNSFVESNKLGLSIITERYRSLTERSVHIEQNDGIFRVALPLMPKI
- a CDS encoding carboxypeptidase-like regulatory domain-containing protein; translated protein: MRFIFIFTFLFANFYTYSQEIGDLRSLEGYVQNSKREAIAGANVFIDGSYDGANTDHSGYFRFSTTQRDSILLRVTALGYSQDSIWLQLPLSKPLVIFLTADQHIIPEVLVKAGEFRIGNQSGAALSPLDIVSTAGSMGNIIAALQTLPGAQVAGENGRLMVRGGDPHETQTYINGVRVGQPYTISGNNLPVRGRFSPMLFQGTNFSTGAYSAEFGNALSSILNLKTSPEPEEAKTDLSLSALGLAAGHTSRVGKTSISFNANYLSLAPFTEIFRQNIDWIHPYEQWSGEAVIRQRSEKHLLNVYTSFDTERLGFRDFNVDFERDVEIQLRSNNMYTNANYTRYLPKNWKWDLGLGLGYMQRKTTVDTLITPIRATDLHVKNKWHKSINNSFRYFFGLDYFYQKYQEQISFGQFTTPHFGFTNHIAAAFGEVSYRVFPTWHLDAGLRYMINTQAVSFLEPRAALSFQLDKQQTASLSYGIFHQQPMEDVQKFQPRLPWQKADHLVLQYSYAATGRQLRLELFHKSYGQLVRYERGDPNFARPYSTDGYGSVNGADIFWRDNRSVRNLQYWISYSFTNARKWEQDYAFAVQPPYVAKHYGSFVTKYWISTLRSQVGITNTLMSGRPFHDPNQRGYVQEFTKPINNLSMNWSYLITQQKIIHFAISNVLGNEPVYGYQYAQNRNAEGVFNRQDITPTVKRFVFVGFFWTISQNKKDNQLDNL
- a CDS encoding AEC family transporter, which produces MDIINELATRVLPLYGFILIGWFAHVKWNLKSKWISKVLLFALIPILIIENLLKADLAETAVSGSIIFILALAMNIPAIIAKRSFANDYDGSLLKGSFSYYNIGWFGIPIVMALFGEEQMPLIISAYVGNALYGDTIGFYLMSRTKDVPTKEAVKKVFQIPAVYACIVAIGLNLLSVELPESVEPVGKVVSWIVSALGMLIIGVTMGDIDFKKVAYKTFSKILGLRYVAGAIILGLLVFAESQWFSILDEDQSMLMLLMASFPIAANLVVFASFLETEEENAALLVGISSILSLILVPILSVLLF
- a CDS encoding FAD/NAD(P)-binding protein yields the protein MVKHLPKTIAIVGSGASGVACFIQLVQKHITKGNPFPLSITLFEKRKEFGDGLAFGTEQQGHLLNTKAGLMGIFPKERMHFVQWMHQNSDKIGETYPQVSTHPDSYPPRMLYGNYVQAMLDKYKAWGLKAGIDIQTRPTEAVSADITPENTVMLHTADQRKVAFDYVILATGNPQSATFAKLKSSDNFFCSPWPTSRLLKKIKDKQARVSIVGSSLTAIDALITLVDNGHEGPIQFFSLTGLLPRVQTPSEIPYERKVLTLSNIRSIIREQQRTLRIIDLIRLFRSEVESALERPVDWANEDRINKDQLALLEKDIQEATGEGNIFQTILYSLREDSYSIWRLLPPDQKQLFGKWVKPHFDINRHAIPLENAIKIRNILRSGQLEIIGHTGDIIWSKDRFILKKEDGTQYEADYVINASGPSSDIEKMQDQPILPDLLSKKYIEQHPIAGVLVDLNTMRVWTSARKELSPFYVIGHQLAGSQLDINSLWFNVEQADLLTDDLLLQLGHGYH
- the metF gene encoding methylenetetrahydrofolate reductase [NAD(P)H] gives rise to the protein MKIIDHIKNAQGKTLFSFELLPPAKGQGIQNIFQTMDELMEFKPPFIDVTYHREDYLYKQHPNGLLERVSYRKRPGTVAICAAIMNKYKVDAVPHLICGGFTKEETENALIDLDFLGIDNVLVLRGDARKGDADFIPTEGGHAYATDLLKQVRDMNEGKYLHEDITTSSKTDFCIGVAGYPEKHFEAPNSQTDFKWLKKKVDMGAEFIVTQMFFNVERYKEFVTKCREHGIHVPIIPGLKPLTTKKQLITLPRIFHLDIPEELSEAVDSCKNNAEVRKIGEEWLVQQCRELIAFGAPVLHFYTMSNPGPTKNIVQQLA